Below is a genomic region from Chloracidobacterium sp..
CACGAGGCAATGGCGCACGACGTTTTCAGCGTGGGTATTCCCTTGTGCGCTGTCTCTAGGGAATCCAGCTTTGGTTTTCCGGGAGACTACCTGTGGCGTGCGCTTGGCGGTCGGCCTCCGCCACCTTAGCACGCACCGCGCGTTACGCCCCTGGGTGGGGATGACTTTGCACCACCCACGTTGCGAACCGTTTGGTCTGAAGCTAAAGCGGGCGTCAATGCGACGCCCAAGCGAAAAAAGTTGTACTAACCGCGATGGCCGTTCGGCAGGGCGTGCCAATTGCCGTGCCAGTCAAACCACTCCAAGGCGGCGAAACGTTTTTTGTAGTCGTAGTGGGAGGCTTCGTGGTAGGCGTAGCCCGGATAGTAAAACTCGTCGCCGCGTTCACGTGAGTACTCAATCTCAATCAGCATCGTCAAAATGCCAAGGCTGCGCTTGGCGTATTCGGGATCAAACACGCCGTAGACGCTGGAGGTCGCTCGCTTGCCAATGTCCAGAAAACTTTTGGCAACAAGCCGTTCTCCGTCGTACACCGCAATCTCCTCGTTCCGGCACGGAACGGACGCCGGTTGCTCGGAAAGAAAAGTATAGAGCGAATCCGGCACGTTGTCGGTAAAGCGTTGCTTGTGAAGCTCAAAAAGCCGGTGGGTGTCCTCATCAAGGATGGTTGGTCGGATGACCACACGCAAATCACGGTTGCGGCGGCGGACGCGACGTTGGCTTTCAGAGAGATAGAAATCGGCCAGTCTGATCCGAAGCGGTAGGACATGGCGTACGCCCTCGCGCGTCACGTTGATCCAGTAGCGATAGAAATATGTCCCAAAGTGGCGCCAACCATTCGCCCACAGCACATCCAACTGCGCCGGGGATACGCGGTCAGCTTCAAAGTACTGTCCGTGCGACATCGTTCCCAAAGACTAGGCGGAACACAGCCTCAGCGTCGCCGCACGGCGGCGTCCAGCTACTTGCGTTTGAAGACGCGCTTGATGTCGGGCGTAAACTCGTTGATGAGGTTGGTGACAAAGTTGAAGCTAAGAGCAAGGTTGCCAAGCCGGACGCCGTCGCCGCGAACGGTGTAACGACTGGGATACCACGCAATCTGAGCAAAAGCACCGCCGTAATCCGCGACAATATTCGCAATCGCCGGGCGAATTTTGCCTTCGTCGTTGTACGTGACAAACACAAACGCCAACGCATGAGCTGTCCGCTTGAGAACGCCTTTTTTAGCGCTACGGACATAACGCGGTTCATGCTTGAGAAGCGCCGCCAGTCCCGATTGGATGCTGTTAGTGACAACGTTGTTGGCGAACTCCGAAGCAAAACGCCGTCCATAGCCTTTGACGCCGCCGCCCCATTCCGGGGGCGAGTCGCCGAGGTGCGCTCCGACGGCTGGGCCGAACGCGCCGAAGACAGCCGCCGGGCTCCAGTACGTCGCCCGCAGATAGTATATCCACCGTTCGCGTCCAGTCAGCGGCTGGTAGTCATCCTCAGAAACCGTGCCTTTCCCGGAGGCAAAGTTGACGCCGGTACGAACCCTTTCATCCGGTTGGTCGGCGGCGTTGCTCAACGTTTGGTCGGCGACTGGCGGCGCTCCACCATCTTGTATAGTCTCGGTCAGGCGCGGCGCCACATCCATATTGCGAATCGGAATGCACTGTCCGGCGGCGTTACCGCCAAGGTAGAAAAACAGCCCTAACCCAAGCAACCAACCAGTGACGCGCCGGTTGCAGTATGCAAAGCAAGTCATAGATGAAGGCCCATGGCGCAAAATCCCTAGGGGGGCGAGGTCGGCATTGTGCCGGAGCGAATGTGAGGATACAAACCGGCATGAAGCCTAGCTGTACCTTAACCAACGTCCCGTTGAACCGCGCGCATCCGAGCATTGGCGCGGTCAAAGCCGAATCATGCCGTTGTTTCAAATCTCACAAACTGGACTCAAACGGTTGTGGCTTATGACGGAGTACTCAACGACAAAGTGGAGCCGGCGGCGGCTAGTCGTTGCTGGTTGTCTGCTGGCGGCGTGGCCGGGGGGATTGTGGTGGACGAGCGAATCAGGCGCGGCGCAACAACGCCCGCGTATTGTCGTCTCGCCGGTGGAGACGGCGACCAACGGCAGCGGCGTCAAGGCTGCCCCGGCACGCCATCGGTTTATCGTCGGCGAGCGGCTGACCTACAGTGTACGGGTCAGCGCGCCAAGCGTTGGCCTGCGGGATGCGCCGGTGGCGCGGTTTTCAACGGAGGTCGCCGAACAAGGCGTGTTTTACGGGCGGGAAGGCTTACGATTGGTCGTCCGGGCAGAGACCACTGGCTTTGTCAAAGCGACATTGTTTGACCTTGACGACCGCTTTGTGACCTACCTTGACCCAACAACGCGCCTGCCCTATCGGGCGGAGGCGGATATCCGAGAAGGCGCGCGCATTGAACGCACTGTCACGGTTTTCGATCAGGCGAAGCGTCTGGCGCGCATTAATGATGAGCGTATCGTCAAACTCAAAGGCGACGCCTACGATTTGGCCGGATTGCTGTGGGCGACGCGCAATCTGGATTTTACGGGACCGGCGACGGTCACGATGCTCGCCGTCAACGACCGGAACGGCCAAGTGATCACTGTTGAGATTGAGCGAGTTGGACGCGAGACGCTGGATATCGCCGGCCGCACCGTA
It encodes:
- a CDS encoding GNAT family N-acetyltransferase, whose translation is MSHGQYFEADRVSPAQLDVLWANGWRHFGTYFYRYWINVTREGVRHVLPLRIRLADFYLSESQRRVRRRNRDLRVVIRPTILDEDTHRLFELHKQRFTDNVPDSLYTFLSEQPASVPCRNEEIAVYDGERLVAKSFLDIGKRATSSVYGVFDPEYAKRSLGILTMLIEIEYSRERGDEFYYPGYAYHEASHYDYKKRFAALEWFDWHGNWHALPNGHRG
- a CDS encoding DUF3108 domain-containing protein, with protein sequence MTEYSTTKWSRRRLVVAGCLLAAWPGGLWWTSESGAAQQRPRIVVSPVETATNGSGVKAAPARHRFIVGERLTYSVRVSAPSVGLRDAPVARFSTEVAEQGVFYGREGLRLVVRAETTGFVKATLFDLDDRFVTYLDPTTRLPYRAEADIREGARIERTVTVFDQAKRLARINDERIVKLKGDAYDLAGLLWATRNLDFTGPATVTMLAVNDRNGQVITVEIERVGRETLDIAGRTVPTVKLALRPLDAAGKPSDERKIRLWITDDTDRYAVRISGGNELGEFCAELTRFPSRAAEPE